A region from the Vicia villosa cultivar HV-30 ecotype Madison, WI linkage group LG3, Vvil1.0, whole genome shotgun sequence genome encodes:
- the LOC131661891 gene encoding uncharacterized protein LOC131661891 isoform X2 gives MMMIPDRLETCHDPLRITRLTFIPEKLGDLVSMAIKIGILVCLIGSIALAIHSTFAKPDRWFPLPEHLHIIQNDSIIEIDVETTNISHIVFGIAGSSNTWHSRSNYGKLWWNSNTCRGYVWLDKRPRNLKADDELIPYKISKGWAKFKHTHSASAVRIARIVYDSFRLGLPNVRWFVMGDDDTVFFPENLATVLGKYDHNQLYYIGGNSESVEQDVMHSFDMAFGGGGIAISYALAARLANIMDSCLHRYFYFYGSDQRVWACIKELGVSLTRESGFHQFDVQGNPYGILAAHPLAPLVSLHHLDRLNSLFPNQTQMSSLRKLIGAYQLDPARIVQQSICYDHSRKWSISISWGYSIQIYSLLVSAADLQMPLQTFKTWRTWSDGPFTFNTRWINPDVCEQPSIFFLDRVKKVGTGSVMTYKRSVDQEAKKCNRADGELRRIKVSALRLNSEYWKNVPRRHCCQFMNGGSIKDGNVHIRIRKCRPQETIST, from the exons atgatgatgattccGGATCGGTTAGAGACTTGTCATGATCCTCTTAGAATAACAAGATTAACTTTTATACCAGAAAAACTTGGTGATCTAGTTTCAATGGCAATAAAGATTGGCATACTGGTCTGTCTTATAGGATCCATAGCACTTGCTATCCATTCAACATTCGCTAAACCGGACCGGTGGTTTCCGTTACCGGAGCATTTGCATATTATACAGAATGATTCGATCATTGAAATCGACGTTGAAACAACAAACATCTCACATATTGTATTCGGCATTGCTGGCTCATCGAACACGTGGCATAGCCGTAGCAACTATGGGAAGCTTTGGTGGAATTCAAACACTTGTAGAGGTTATGTTTGGCTTGACAAGAGACCGAGGAATTTGAAGGCGGATGATGAGTTAATTCCATATAAAATCTCAAAGGGATGGGCCAAGTTCAAGCACACGCACTCTGCGTCTGCTGTTCGGATAGCTCGGATAGTTTATGACAGCTTTAGACTCGGTTTGCCAAATGTTAGGTGGTTTGTAATGGGAGACGATGATACAGTGTTTTTTCCGGAGAATTTAGCTACTGTGTTGGGAAAATATGATCACAATCAGTTGTATTATATTGGTGGAAATTCTGAGAGTGTGGAACAAGATGTGATGCATTCTTTTGATATGGCTTTTGGTGGTGGTGGTATTGCAATTAGTTATGCATTAGCAGCTAGACTAGCCAATATTATGGATTCTTGTCTTCATAGATACTTTTATTTTTATGGTTCTGATCAAAGAGTTTGGGCTTGTATAAAAGAATTAGGAGTATCTCTTACCCGAGAAAGCGGATTCCATCAG TTTGACGTTCAAGGGAATCCATATGGTATTTTAGCCGCGCACCCTTTGGCGCCACTTGTGTCGCTCCATCACCTAGATCGATTGAACTCATTGTTTCCGAACCAAACTCAAATGAGTTCATTGAGAAAGCTCATCGGTGCATACCAGCTTGACCCTGCAAGGATAGTGCAGCAAAGTATTTGTTATGATCATAGCCGAAAATGGTCGATATCTATTTCATGGGGCTACTCAATACAAATCTATTCATTGTTGGTGAGTGCAGCAGATTTGCAGATGCCCTTGCAAACGTTTAAAACATGGAGAACTTGGAGCGACGGTCCTTTCACGTTTAATACTCGATGGATAAACCCTGATGTATGTGAGCAGCCATCTATATTTTTCCTGGATCGGGTTAAAAAGGTGGGCACCGGAAGTGTAATGACCTATAAGAGATCTGTTGACCAGGAAGCAAAGAAGTGCAACAGAGCAGATGGAGAACTTCGGAGAATTAAAGTTTCTGCCTTGAGGCTGAATTCAGAATATTGGAAGAAT GTACCGCGTAGGCATTGCTGCCAATTTATGAATGGTGGAAGCATAAAGGATGGCAATGTGCATATCAGAATCAGGAAGTGCAGACCTCAAGAAACAATTTCTACTTAG
- the LOC131661891 gene encoding uncharacterized protein LOC131661891 isoform X1: MAKKKMMMIPDRLETCHDPLRITRLTFIPEKLGDLVSMAIKIGILVCLIGSIALAIHSTFAKPDRWFPLPEHLHIIQNDSIIEIDVETTNISHIVFGIAGSSNTWHSRSNYGKLWWNSNTCRGYVWLDKRPRNLKADDELIPYKISKGWAKFKHTHSASAVRIARIVYDSFRLGLPNVRWFVMGDDDTVFFPENLATVLGKYDHNQLYYIGGNSESVEQDVMHSFDMAFGGGGIAISYALAARLANIMDSCLHRYFYFYGSDQRVWACIKELGVSLTRESGFHQFDVQGNPYGILAAHPLAPLVSLHHLDRLNSLFPNQTQMSSLRKLIGAYQLDPARIVQQSICYDHSRKWSISISWGYSIQIYSLLVSAADLQMPLQTFKTWRTWSDGPFTFNTRWINPDVCEQPSIFFLDRVKKVGTGSVMTYKRSVDQEAKKCNRADGELRRIKVSALRLNSEYWKNVPRRHCCQFMNGGSIKDGNVHIRIRKCRPQETIST; the protein is encoded by the exons AT GgcaaagaagaagatgatgatgattccGGATCGGTTAGAGACTTGTCATGATCCTCTTAGAATAACAAGATTAACTTTTATACCAGAAAAACTTGGTGATCTAGTTTCAATGGCAATAAAGATTGGCATACTGGTCTGTCTTATAGGATCCATAGCACTTGCTATCCATTCAACATTCGCTAAACCGGACCGGTGGTTTCCGTTACCGGAGCATTTGCATATTATACAGAATGATTCGATCATTGAAATCGACGTTGAAACAACAAACATCTCACATATTGTATTCGGCATTGCTGGCTCATCGAACACGTGGCATAGCCGTAGCAACTATGGGAAGCTTTGGTGGAATTCAAACACTTGTAGAGGTTATGTTTGGCTTGACAAGAGACCGAGGAATTTGAAGGCGGATGATGAGTTAATTCCATATAAAATCTCAAAGGGATGGGCCAAGTTCAAGCACACGCACTCTGCGTCTGCTGTTCGGATAGCTCGGATAGTTTATGACAGCTTTAGACTCGGTTTGCCAAATGTTAGGTGGTTTGTAATGGGAGACGATGATACAGTGTTTTTTCCGGAGAATTTAGCTACTGTGTTGGGAAAATATGATCACAATCAGTTGTATTATATTGGTGGAAATTCTGAGAGTGTGGAACAAGATGTGATGCATTCTTTTGATATGGCTTTTGGTGGTGGTGGTATTGCAATTAGTTATGCATTAGCAGCTAGACTAGCCAATATTATGGATTCTTGTCTTCATAGATACTTTTATTTTTATGGTTCTGATCAAAGAGTTTGGGCTTGTATAAAAGAATTAGGAGTATCTCTTACCCGAGAAAGCGGATTCCATCAG TTTGACGTTCAAGGGAATCCATATGGTATTTTAGCCGCGCACCCTTTGGCGCCACTTGTGTCGCTCCATCACCTAGATCGATTGAACTCATTGTTTCCGAACCAAACTCAAATGAGTTCATTGAGAAAGCTCATCGGTGCATACCAGCTTGACCCTGCAAGGATAGTGCAGCAAAGTATTTGTTATGATCATAGCCGAAAATGGTCGATATCTATTTCATGGGGCTACTCAATACAAATCTATTCATTGTTGGTGAGTGCAGCAGATTTGCAGATGCCCTTGCAAACGTTTAAAACATGGAGAACTTGGAGCGACGGTCCTTTCACGTTTAATACTCGATGGATAAACCCTGATGTATGTGAGCAGCCATCTATATTTTTCCTGGATCGGGTTAAAAAGGTGGGCACCGGAAGTGTAATGACCTATAAGAGATCTGTTGACCAGGAAGCAAAGAAGTGCAACAGAGCAGATGGAGAACTTCGGAGAATTAAAGTTTCTGCCTTGAGGCTGAATTCAGAATATTGGAAGAAT GTACCGCGTAGGCATTGCTGCCAATTTATGAATGGTGGAAGCATAAAGGATGGCAATGTGCATATCAGAATCAGGAAGTGCAGACCTCAAGAAACAATTTCTACTTAG
- the LOC131661890 gene encoding ARF guanine-nucleotide exchange factor GNOM-like gives MGRLKLQTGINSIEEEEPEECDAACPSRTTLSCMINSEIGAVLAVMRRNVRWGSRYMSGDDHLEHSLIQSFKALRRQIFSWNHHQWQSINPTLYLQPFLDVIRSDETGAAITGVSLSSVYKILTLDVIDHNTVNVEDAIHLVVDAVTSCRFEVTDTSSEEVVLIKILQVLLACMKSKASVMLSNQHVCTIVNTCFRIVHQAGNKGESLQQISRYTMHELVRCIFSHLQDVDNTDHALVNGSSNLKQETGSLNNEYAFGSRKLENGSMSSEYDNQPQPTNFASNAASAVTVTMMDENSAIALTGKEGASYDVHLMTEPYGVPCMVEIFHFLCSLLNVIENSELGPRSNTIAFDEDVPLFALTLINSAIELGGPSIHRHPRLLSLIQDELFHNLMQFGLSMSPLILSMVCSIVLNLYHHLRTELKLQLEAFFSCVILRLAQSRYGASYQQQEVAMEALVDFCRQKTFMVDMYANFDSDITCSNVFEDLANLLSRSAFPVNCPLSAMHILALDGLIAVIQGMAERITNGSANSEYSPVNLEEYIPFWMVKCENYGDPNHWVTFTRRRKYIKRRLMIGADHFNRDPKKGLEFLQGTHLLPDKLDPQSVACFFRYTAGLDKNLVGDFLGNHDEFCVQVLHEFAGTFDFQDMNLDTALRLFLETFRLPGESQKIHRVLEAFSERYYEQSPHILANKDAALVLSYSMIMLNTDQHNVQVKKKMTEEDFIRNNRHINGGNDLPREFLSELYHSICKNEIRTTPEQGVGFPEMTPSRWIDLMHKSKKTAPFIVSGSKAYLDHDMFAIMSGPTIAAISVVFDHAEHEEVYQTCMDGFLAIAKISACHHLEDVLDDLVVSLCKFTTLLNPSLVEEPVLAFGDDMKARMATVTVFTIANRYGDYIRTGWRNILDCILRLHKLGLLPARVASDAADDSELSAETVHGKPIVNSLSSAHMQSIGTPRRSSGLMGRFSQLLSLDTEEPRSQPTEQQLAAHQRTLQTIQKCHIDSIFTESKFLQAKSLEQLAKALIWAAGRPQKVNSTPEDEDTAVFCLELLIAITLNNRDRIGILWPGVYDHISNIVQSTVMPCALVEKAVFGLLRICQRLLPYKENIADELLRSLQLVLKLDARVADAYCEQITQEVSRLVKANASHIRSQLGWRTITSLLSITARHIEASEAGFDTLLFIMSDGAHLLPANYVLCVDTARQFAESRVGQAERSVRALDLMTGSVNCLSRWTSEAKETMEEEQMSKLSKDIGDMWLILGQGLRKVCLDQREEVRNHALLSLQKCLTGADDIYLPYGKWLDCFDLVIFTVLDDLLEISQGHSQKDYRNMEGTLILAVKLLSKVFLQSLPVLSQLTTFCKLWLGVLTRMEKYMKVKVRGKRSEKLQETVPDLLKSSLLSMKMRGILAQRSALGGDSLWELTWLHVNNISLSLQLEVFPEQDSEHLQHKQGESVGGLAPEEKVSVPSSGTTSLEDTGFVG, from the exons ATGGGACGTCTAAAGCTGCAAACGGGTATCAACTCAATAGAGGAGGAGGAACCAGAAGAATGTGATGCTGCCTGTCCCAGTAGAACAACTTTATCGTGCATGATAAATTCAGAAATCGGTGCTGTTTTGGCAGTAATGAGAAGAAATGTAAGATGGGGAAGTCGTTATATGTCAGGCGATGATCATCTGGAACACTCTCTTATTCAGTCTTTTAAGGCATTAAGGAGGCAAATTTTTTCATGGAATCACCATCAGTGGCAGTCTATCAACCCCACACTGTATCTACAGCCTTTTCTAGATGTGATTCGGTCTGATGAAACTGGTGCAGCAATTACAGGTGTTTCTTTGTCATCTGTTTACAAGATCTTGACTCTTGATGTGATTGATCATAATACTGTCAACGTTGAGGATGCCATTCACTTGGTGGTTGATGCTGTCACTAGCTGCAGATTTGAGGTCACTGATACTTCTTCTGAAGAAGTTGTTTTAATAAAGATACTACAAGTTCTTCTAGCGTGTATGAAAAGTAAAGCGTCTGTAATGCTGAGTAACCAACATGTTTGCACCATAGTGAATACTTGTTTCCGTATAGTTCATCAAGCTGGAAACAAAGGTGAGTCTTTGCAGCAGATATCACGGTACACAATGCATGAACTTGTTAGGTGTATTTTTTCTCACCTTCAAGATGTTGACAACACAGACCATGCATTAGTTAATGGAAGCTCTAATTTGAAACAGGAG ACTGGAAGCCTAAATAACGAGTACGCTTTCGGAAGTAGAAAGTTGGAGAATGGCAGCATGAGTTCTGAATATGATAATCAGCCGCAACCCACAAACTTTGCTTCAAATGCTGCAAGTGCTGTGACTGTAACTATGATGGATGAAAACTCAGCGATAGCTCTTACTGGCAAGGAAGGTGCATCATATGATGTGCATCTCATGACTGAACCATACGGTGTTCCTTGCATGGTGGAAATATTTCACTTTTTGTGTTCTTTGCTGAACGTTATTGAGAATTCGGAATTGGGTCCTAGATCAAACACTATAGCATTTGATGAAGACGTACCCCTTTTTGCTTTAACTTTAATCAATTCGGCTATAGAACTTGGAGGGCCTTCTATTCACCGTCACCCAAGGTTGCTAAGCTTAATTCAGGATGAACTTTTTCATAATCTGATGCAATTTGGTTTGTCAATGAGTCCGCTCATACTTTCAATGGTGTGTAGCATTGTTCTCAATCTTTATCATCATCTTCGTACAGAACTCAAATTGCAGCTAGAAGCATTTTTTTCTTGTGTCATTTTGAGACTTGCACAAAGCAGATATGGGGCTTCATACCAGCAGCAAGAGGTAGCCATGGAAGCCCTTGTCGACTTCTGCAGGCAAAAGACATTTATGGTTGATATGTATGCTAACTTTGATAGCGACATAACTTGCAGCAATGTCTTTGAAGACCTCGCTAATTTATTGTCAAGAAGTGCATTTCCTGTGAACTGTCCATTGTCTGCCATGCATATTCTTGCTTTGGATGGTCTTATTGCTGTTATACAGGGAATGGCTGAAAGGATAACCAATGGATCTGCTAACTCAGAATATTCTCCTGTGAATCTTGAAGAGTATATTCCATTCTGGATGGTTAAATGTGAAAATTATGGTGATCCAAATCATTGGGTTACTTTCACCCGCCGCAGAAAGTACATAAAGAGAAGATTGATGATTGGTGCTGACCACTTCAATCGTGATCCTAAGAAAGGTTTGGAGTTTCTCCAGGGAACACATCTCTTGCCTGACAAACTTGATCCCCAAAGTGTTGCTTGCTTTTTCAGATACACTGCTGGGTTGGATAAGAATCTTGTTGGTGATTTTCTTGGAAATCATGACGAATTTTGTGTTCAGGTTCTTCATGAATTTGCTGGAACATTTGATTTCCAGGATATGAACTTAGATACAGCCCTTCGTTTATTTCTGGAGACTTTCAGATTGCCTGGAGAGTCACAAAAGATACATAGGGTGCTTGAAGCTTTCTCTGAGAGATACTATGAACAGTCACCACATATCCTAGCTAACAAGGATGCTGCTCTTGTGTTATCATACTCAATGATAATGCTTAATACAGACCAGCACAACGTGCAGGTTAAAAAGAAGATGACAGAAGAGGATTTTATCAGGAATAATAGGCATATAAATGGAGGCAATGATCTTCCTCGAGAATTCCTATCAGAACTTTATCATTCAATTTGTAAGAATGAAATCCGTACAACCCCTGAACAAGGTGTTGGGTTTCCTGAAATGACACCAAGTCGATGGATCGATCTAATGCATAAGTCAAAGAAAACTGCTCCATTTATTGTATCTGGTTCCAAGGCTTACCTTGATCATGATATGTTTGCCATAATGTCAGGGCCAACTATTGCTGCTATCTCTGTTGTATTCGATCACGCCGAACATGAAGAGGTATACCAAACATGTATGGACGGATTCTTAGCTATTGCTAAGATTTCTGCTTGCCATCATCTTGAAGATGTTCTTGATGATCTTGTAGTGTCACTTTGTAAGTTCACTACACTTTTAAACCCATCGTTGGTTGAGGAACCAGTCCTTGCCTTTGGAGATGACATGAAAGCAAGAATGGCAACTGTAACAGTGTTCACTATTGCAAACAGGTATGGTGATTACATACGCACAGGTTGGAGAAATATTCTGGATTGCATTTTAAGATTGCACAAGCTAGGTCTTCTTCCTGCCCGTGTTGCCAGTGATGCAGCTGACGATTCAGAGCTTTCTGCTGAAACTGTGCACGGCAAGCCTATTGTGAACTCTTTATCTTCAGCTCATATGCAATCGATTGGCACACCAAGGAGATCCTCAGGATTGATGGGTAGGTTTAGTCAACTCTTATCTCTTGACACCGAGGAGCCAAGATCACAACCTACTGAACAACAACTTGCTGCTCATCAGCGCACTCTTCAAACAATACAGAAGTGTCACATTGACAGCATATTTACTGAGAGTAAATTTCTGCAAGCTAAATCTCTCGAACAGCTTGCAAAAGCGCTCATTTGGGCTGCAGGTCGACCTCAAAAAGTGAACAGCACGCCAGAGGATGAAGATACAGCAGTTTTCTGCCTGGAGTTGCTGATTGCAATCACTTTGAATAACAGGGATAGAATAGGGATTCTTTGGCCGGGTGTATATGACCACATATCCAATATTGTTCAGTCAACTGTAATGCCCTGTGCCTTAGTAGAAAAGGCTGTGTTTGGACTCCTAAGGATTTGCCAGCGATTGCTCCCATACAAGGAAAACATTGCCGACGAACTTTTGAGATCGTTACAACTTGTCTTAAAGCTTGATGCCCGGGTTGCTGATGCTTACTGTGAACAGATTACTCAGGAAGTCAGCCGCCTTGTGAAGGCAAATGCTTCTCACATAAGATCCCAGTTAGGATGGCGTACAATTACATCACTACTTTCCATCACTGCTAGGCATATTGAAGCATCTGAGGCTGGATTTGATACACTTCTTTTCATTATGTCAGATGGTGCCCACTTGCTTCCAGCTAATTATGTTCTCTGCGTAGATACTGCAAGGCAGTTTGCTGAGTCTCGTGTTGGCCAAGCTGAGCGATCTGTGCGGGCACTAGATCTAATGACAGGGTCAGTCAACTGCTTGTCCCGGTGGACTAGCGAGGCCAAGGAGACAATGGAGGAGGAGCAAATGTCTAAGTTGTCTAAGGATATTGGAGACATGTGGTTGATATTAGGACAGGGTTTAAGGAAAGTGTGTTTAGACCAGAGAGAGGAGGTTAGAAATCATGCTTTATTATCTTTGCAGAAGTGCTTGACAGGAGCAGATGACATTTATCTCCCATATGGTAAGTGGTTAGACTGTTTCGATCTTGTGATCTTCACCGTGCTTGATGATCTTCTTGAGATTTCACAGGGACACTCTCAGAAGGACTACCGCAATATGGAGGGCACCCTTATCTTAGCAGTAAAGCtcctgtccaaagtttttcttcAATCACTCCCTGTTTTATCACAATTAACAACCTTCTGCAAGCTATGGTTAGGTGTACTGACCAGAATGGAAAAATATATGAAGGTGAAAGTTAGGGGGAAAAGAAGTGAGAAGCTTCAAGAAACAGTGCCCGACCTGCTTAAAAGCTCTTTGCTTTCTATGAAAATGAGAGGTATACTGGCCCAGAGGAGTGCATTGGGTGGTGATAGTCTTTGGGAATTAACTTGGCTTCATGTGAACAACATTTCACTTTCGTTGCAACTTGAGGTATTCCCTGAGCAGGATTCTGAACATTTGCAGCACAAACAGGGTGAATCAGTAGGAGGTTTGGCACCTGAAGAAAAGGTTTCCGTTCCTTCAAGTGGAACCACAAGCCTTGAAGATACTGGTTTTGTTGGTTAA